GAAAAGTAATCCCATACAACGATAGGATTTTCCACAATTTTTTATGTGAAAGCTTAGTTATTTTTCTGGCCGGAGAAGTGCGAAATGGTTAAAACAAACAACTGAGTTTCTCAAGAGCATAGCGTAAAAGGACAAGGGTTTCTATACAACTTATTTGAATAATTTGTAAGATTTACTTATTTTAGGTGCGGTTCTACGATCTCTGGTAGATGTATCCCTAATTTGGTGGTGTTATCTCCAGGAGAGGGGCAAAATGAGGCCCTAAGTTAGGATACAAGAGGAATGTCTGCGTGTCTTTTATTCCCTCGTGTTGATCAAAGACTTTTTTGAAAGCGTTTTTTTAAGGTGTGTTTTGTGAATGCGCGAGCATGGTTAGGTTTAATGTATTTTTTGATTTTTCTCTTATTATGCCTTATATTTATGTAAGAAAAAACCAGAGACAATATAAAGAGGTAATGGGTGAAGGATTTTTCGTTTTTTTCTGTTATAAACATGGTGATTTTTTGGGTGGGTGTGATGTACTCGATTATCCTCCATGAGATCGGGCATGGTCTTGTGGCTCGATGGTGGGGGGATGATACCGCTTACAAAAATGGAAGGCTCTCTCTTTCACCATTCCATCATATTGATCCAGTGGGGACAGTGCTTGTTCCTGTTTTTATGTATCTCACTACGGGAAGTATTTTTAGTATGTTGAATTTGTTTCTTGCTTTTTTTAATCTCTTGCCCCTGCCACCGCTGGATGGATTTCGGTTGGTTATGGCTTTTCTTCCAGAGGCGTGGCAAGAAAAGATAGAACCCTATCTCTTCCCTCTGGGGATTTTGCTTATTCTGATCTTTATTAATTCTCCTCTTTTTTCTTTTCTCGTGAACACGGTGTTGGGAGGAGTATTTCAGTTACTTGGGCATCTTTATGGGATATTGTAAGGAGTTTTTATGAAAAAACAAAGCATCCTCTTGCTTTTTTTATGGACTTCCCTGTATGCACAGAATATTCCCTTGCTTACTCCGGAGCAGGCAGAGGCTCAGTATGCGTATGGTCTTTCGCTTGCCTATCAGGATGAAAAGGAGTCCGCTCTTTTGGTTTTAGGACAGCTTGCGGAGAATGGTTATCATAATCCTTATGCTTTTCAGATGATTTTGTCTATTGGATCATCTCTTTTGCAACAGCGACAATCGTCGATTCTCTCCCAGGAGAAACTTTTTTCCCTGATCAATTATCTTGCTGATCTGGCGTATACTAATTATTTTACTAATCGGGAGGTGCTTTACGGCTATCTCGATGTTAAAAAATCCCTTGGAGAGTGGGCTGACTTTGATAGGGCACTCAAACAACTTCTTGTCATAGATCCAGAAAATATGCTCGGGAATTTTTATCGGGGGCTTCTTCTCTACAATCAACAGCGTTTTGAAGAGGCTAAGGGCTATCTCTGGCGGGTGATCTCCAATACGAATGATGAGCCTTCTTCCCAGCAGGCTGTGTATCAAAGCTATTACCTTCTTGGTTTGATAGAACTCCGTTATGATAACTATCGAGCAGGCATTGAGCTTTTAGAAAAGGCAAAAAAGATTTTTGACCAGGATTATAATCTTGATAAGTATCTTGCTTTTGGGTATCAGCAGATCCTCGAGGCTCGCAAGGCGTACACCCTGGTCACGAATATCCCGGAACTTTTGTATTCCGGGGATGTGGCGCTTATTCGTATTCAGACAGGATTTTTTCTGAGGGAGAAGGGATGGGAAAGGCTTGCTTCTGCCTATGAAAAAGAGGTTCCTCTAGCAAAAGCTTATCAGCTCTACGCACAAAAGAAATACAAAGATGTAATTTCCACGATTGATAGACTCAGTCGAGAGTATCAGGTGGAACCGGTACGCATTTTCTATGCAAACTACCTTAAGCTTAAGGCAGCAGAGGCTCTCAAGGATAACAAAACGAAACGGGAGATGCTGTTTCTTATGGGGTATTATGCCCAGCAGGTGGGGCAAACCTCTTTAGCCATAGAGTTTCTTCTCCCTCTTGAAAAAGAGCCAGATCTGCGCCTTGATGCCCTTATCACCCTTGGTTCTCTCTACGAGGAGGTGGGGAATTATGGCGAGGCGATTAAAAGGTATGAGCTTTTTCTCAAGGAAAAGACAGCTGATATCCCGAGGGAGAAAGTCTTTGATATTACCCTTGCGCTTGCCTTTCTCCACATGCAGCAAACCAATAGCTATCGAAGTGATATCTATTCTCGACAGGCAGAAGCACTTGCCCAATCTCCTTTAGAGAAGTATCGGTTTTGGTATTATACGGGACTGATTGCTCAACAAAAGAATCTTCACGAGCAGGCACTGCAGTCTTTTCAAAAGGCAAAAAGCTTTTCTAATACGGCAGCAGTAAACTATTCTCTGGGAAATTCTTTTTTCCTCCTTCAGCGTCTTTTGGAGGCGCAACGTGCTCTTGAGGAATCGATTCATCTTGGACCAACCGCAGAAACATACAACCTTCTTGCCTATATTTATGCCCTACGAAAGGTTTCCTTGGATAAAGCACTGGAATATATTCAGAAGGCACTTGCCATTCAGCCCGCAAATATAGCTTATCAGGATACGCTTGGCTGGATTTATTTCCAGATGGGAGAGTATGAAAAGGCATTGGAG
This sequence is a window from Thermospira aquatica. Protein-coding genes within it:
- a CDS encoding site-2 protease family protein encodes the protein MKDFSFFSVINMVIFWVGVMYSIILHEIGHGLVARWWGDDTAYKNGRLSLSPFHHIDPVGTVLVPVFMYLTTGSIFSMLNLFLAFFNLLPLPPLDGFRLVMAFLPEAWQEKIEPYLFPLGILLILIFINSPLFSFLVNTVLGGVFQLLGHLYGIL
- a CDS encoding tetratricopeptide repeat protein, encoding MKKQSILLLFLWTSLYAQNIPLLTPEQAEAQYAYGLSLAYQDEKESALLVLGQLAENGYHNPYAFQMILSIGSSLLQQRQSSILSQEKLFSLINYLADLAYTNYFTNREVLYGYLDVKKSLGEWADFDRALKQLLVIDPENMLGNFYRGLLLYNQQRFEEAKGYLWRVISNTNDEPSSQQAVYQSYYLLGLIELRYDNYRAGIELLEKAKKIFDQDYNLDKYLAFGYQQILEARKAYTLVTNIPELLYSGDVALIRIQTGFFLREKGWERLASAYEKEVPLAKAYQLYAQKKYKDVISTIDRLSREYQVEPVRIFYANYLKLKAAEALKDNKTKREMLFLMGYYAQQVGQTSLAIEFLLPLEKEPDLRLDALITLGSLYEEVGNYGEAIKRYELFLKEKTADIPREKVFDITLALAFLHMQQTNSYRSDIYSRQAEALAQSPLEKYRFWYYTGLIAQQKNLHEQALQSFQKAKSFSNTAAVNYSLGNSFFLLQRLLEAQRALEESIHLGPTAETYNLLAYIYALRKVSLDKALEYIQKALAIQPANIAYQDTLGWIYFQMGEYEKALEVFASILLTLDGMEPFEGIDEIYYHIGMVYEALKCFDDAKLMWEKGLSINPKNGYIKDRLLTR